In Plasmodium coatneyi strain Hackeri chromosome 8, complete sequence, the genomic stretch TATTCTCGtgaaagttaaaaaaaatgttcctctCTACATCCTTTCCGTACATGTGAAGTAGCTCCCTCCTTATTTGCTCAATCGTTCCTTCATAGAGTACCTGGTTTGCCTTGTTTGAGAGGACCTTCCCAAGTTCAGGCCCAACTAGCACCCCATAGTTGTTGCTACGGTTGCTGTGGTTCAAGTGGGtctcttccccttcggtGAGCGCAGGGGAGGAAACCCCGTTGAGGGGGATAGACTCATTCAAGTACTTGTTGACACCCCCCTGgtctaaaaaatgaatgatgTAAAAGTTCTTATTCCTCAGTAACTCGAAGGATAAATAGGGACACATGATGAACAGGGCCCTCCTCAAGATGTTCAGATCGTAGTGGGGTGCCCTAAAATAgatgcaattttttacgttcaATTTTTGTTGCGTCATGTAGTTTAGTAGGGCGAGcagcttcttccccttgggcTTCTTTTCAGATTCCGTTTGGATAGGTAAATGTGGAGACCCATGGATAAACAGGGGGGTGAAAGCAAGGGAAAAGAGAAACTTCAAATAAAGGTTTTCATTAGAAGGGTCGTAACGTGCGTATTTCGTAACGACGCGGAAGACGTTCTTCCAGTTTAGCGTTTCATCCACCCCTCCATTAGGTGATAATTCGCTGCTCAAACTTGTTGGAGGAATTTCCCCCTTGAGGAGATCCAAAAGGTAGACGGCCGACCTGTACGCATTGCTATCTCTGTTCAGTATTTTTAACAACCGTCTGCACAAATTGTTGACGCTACTTATCACGGAGAGCAGCTTCTTCGCATTGATGTTGTTTCTCTTGCTCATTATTGTGCAGGTGGTGACGTAATAACTCTTCAAGTGAGACCTCACAAAGTTGTTTTGATTTTTCAGATCCTGCACGTAGAGGGAAAATACACATAGCCATTCGATGAAGACGTTCCTGAGCATGATGGGTTCAGAATACGTTTTGCCGTCAAAGTACTGCTTCTGTTTGAGGGACGCTTCCAGGGACACCCCGTAAGAGTATACACTCTTCGATGTAAACAGGTTAaaggatggaaaaatatCGTTCGTGTTGATTATGGACGCTATAATAATCGCGTCGAATGTTACGTCCATTACAACCCCGAAGAGGAGTAGTCGACAGAGGTAGATGCTCATGTTGAAGCGAATCATAATCTGTCCAATGATGGAAATGACTAGCTTATCCTTTATCTTAATGACtgccttcattttttctaactCGTGTCTAGTACTGCGTATCTTCTCTCTGGATGGCTTCTCGATAATCATGCTCAGCACATCATGCATGGTTAGCTTATTATTGTGTGGTAGTGCATCCACTTTGGTGGTAGACCCATCATCAGGTGGAATATCCTGCACACTTGCTTTGTTCGACCCCCTAATTAGCTGACCCAACACCGACATGCTCTTCAATATGTAAAGGTACAGCAGGTGCAGACTATGCGTGTAAACCTCGCTAACTTTATGATCCTTTAGGAGGTTCAGAAAATTCTTGCTAATCATCCGGATGCATATTCCATGGCATGTCCTCCCGCAcctccccttcctctgtTCCATGGACGACTTAttaatccatttttttaccaatATGTGTGCCCTCCTGTCCGAATTGTATTCAATGTTCTTCTGAATGCAGAAGTCGATGACTAGTCTCACATTTGGGATGGTGATGGAACTCTCCGCGATGTtagaagagagaaaaatgtTAATGATGTCCCTGTCACTTTCGTGTAACTTATGAATCGTGTTGTCGTAAAGGCAGCTATGcagtatatgtatgtggtaCCTAACCTTATGCTTGTTCGCGTTGTTGTTGATCAGGATGCACAGCTGGTGGTACATGTCTGTTATGTCCTGCATTCCCGACAGGAATATCAGAACGCTGTCTCCGAGAAGACATAAGTTGTGCACTAACTCCAGGCACAGCTCCGAAATGTTGGAAAATACGTTGGCCGGTATTATTTGTTCCACGTCGATGTCTTTGTTCGACTCGCTTTGGGCGTTTTTCGAATTGAACAGGCTTATGCTCTTGTCGTATTCGTTCTTTATTCTTTGCAGTAGTGCTTCTCCTCTCCTGGATAGGTGCAGCTTGGTGCGGTTCTTCCGCCGCAGGATGAATTCGATTACCTTTTCGCACCTGGGGGGGTGTTCTAACGAACCGCCTGATGAAGGTTTGTCCCCCCCTTCTCTGTCGCTCTGATTCTGCTCATCGATGCCCCCTTCCCGCGCATACCTTATTATGTCCTCTATATAAAACGTATCAATACTATAAATCTTcgtacctatatatatggaccCAATGGAAATGTTCTCATGCTCAAAGTACGAATGGAACAGGTTGCTCTGCATCGTCGCTGACATTATAATCAGCTTGAAAATCTTCTCGTCCTTCCTCCTACTGTGCAGGTATACCTTAATGAAAAGCAACACGATATCCAGGAGGATGCTCCGGTCGTGAATCTCATCGATGACGATGTGCGTAAATTTcttatacatatttctatGATGAAGAAACAACTTAAAAAGAAACCCAACAGTTATGTAGGTGACTACAGTCCTCTCGTTATCGTAGACTGCCTCCCCTGCAATTCTATATCCTATTCTGTTGCCTAGTTTCTCGTTCATGAGCTCTGAGAGAATCCTGGACAAGGAAATGCAGGCGATTCTTCTCGGTTCAGTAACAataatgtttattttttctttcccttctttcagACTCTGTTCCAGCAAAAACTTGGGAACACATGTTGACTTTCCTGAGCCTGTTTCACCTTGTATAAACGTTATGTCATTCTGTTCTATCATTTTTAGGATTTCACTTCTGGACTTGTAAATGGAAAGCTTTTGTATGTTCCTCTGGGCGCTCTTTTGGCTGTCCTCCGTCAGCGggattttcttctccctcttGGGTTTGACCCCCCCCGGACCGGATACTTCTCGGCCGTTCCCTTCAGTGGGTGCTGCTGGGCGGGCCTTCTGGAAGCGGTTTCCAACAAAACGATTTCCCTTGCTGGAGTTGCTGTGGTTTCCAGAGTTACCCCCCCGGTACAAATTCACTCCATAGGGGGAATCACCCTCATCAGCGCAGGTTCTATAATGGAATTCCCCATTTAGGTCCCGCACACCACCTCCACTGGGTTGGTACCTCCGCCTGTTTACTGCCTCCCGCTTAGGGTTCTCCCCTCCACTGTTACCTCCGTACTGGCCATAGCTGCCTCTACGTTGGTCATTATAATTTGGAAGAGATTCCGCCGCATAGGTGTTGTTCCCTGGTATGGCGCAGTAACCCTCTCTGGCGCCGTTTGGGTTGTCAACACAGGGGGGGTACCCCTGTTGGAGTCCCACTGACGGGTGCACACTACCAACCGCTCGCGGGTCGTAACCCGTGGGGAAGCCTCCAGACGTGTTAACAccggaggaagaaggaacagacGCACCAGTCATGCCTGCATAAGCGTGATGATCCGCACGAACCATATGTTGGTTGTTCTGAGTAGGATGATAGATCCAATTATTCATGTGCATGCTTCCACCATGGGGAAGTCCTCTGCTCATTCTGACTTGGTCCACGTTAAGGGGGACCCTCATGAAGCTGTTAAAAATTGCTCCATTTTGCGCATCTCTATAGGGTAATTCTCCTATGCCGTCATTATTGGGTTGGTGTCCCCCCCAGAGCTGCTCATTTTGCGTCTCCTCTACTGCGTGCTTATCCCAGGACTGGTCATGTCCAAAAGAATCCTTCTGATAATTGCCCCATTTAGGAAGTAACGTTTCCTGCCTGGAGTACACCTGGTCATTCTCCTGGTGGTAATATGTTTGGAGGGGTGCTGTTGTACTTTCACAGGGAACGTTTTGGGGCCCCCTCTCGGATGCTCTAAAATGGGTTTCATTGGGTCTTCGCATCGGATGATGGTGGTATCCCTCTCGGTTACTTTCCTCCAACCTTTTAGTGGGATGACTTTCCTCCTCGCCGTTCATTTGATAGACTCACAATATGAAAAgctctgcctttttttcccgcttttTTTCAATGTGCTTCTATATACCTACCTTGGATATATCACCTTTCGTGGACAAAACAGGTTGCTTAACAGTGTGGGCACACTCCGCGTCGGTCCTTGAGTCACATTTCTGGCAACGTGCAAAACGCCCACAGTTGCATGAAACAGGTAATGTACATTACTCGAGGTGTTCGTATCTTTAACTGTCCGACTTGTGTCTGTTCCCCATCCGGTGAGCTCCCAAACTGaacaagtaaaaaatataactcaaaaaaaaaaaagagcgaaCACACGGACAAGAACAATGGAGAATAATCTTACCCAGGGGggtatccaaaaaaaaaaaaggaaaaaccaaCTATAGCAATATAGGCGACGAGGAGATCCTACACTACGTAGGGATGATTATGATGAGGACGTGGGTGACAACACTTGTACGCATGCGAATGTGAATATTGGTCCGGGGTGATGGGGGATAACCAGCGAGGTGACCCGAAAAGGAAAGCAGTGACGTGTAGTGGTCAGCATTAACCTGTAACGAATGTAGAGAAACGTTTTGGCTCCatggaaaagggggaaaaaaactacTACGCAGCAACAGCgtgaaaaaatgggcaaGGCCAAAATTACACACTCGATCAGCGCACGGGTATAAAGAacctttgaaaaaaaaaaaaaaaattctactcGGGGAAGCCGATACAAATTTTAAATCGTGGCGTTAAATTAGGAGGGAAAACCGGagcagcattttttttaaaaaagaaagggtaGGATCAATGCAGATGATGTGCACCACTGTGTAAGGGTAAGGCGCAGTAGCAGTGGCAGTTGTAGTATTAACAGTAGTAGCGGTAGGCCTAATGCACCCCGCGGAGGAACATAATCGGGTCAAATGCACGTGCATGTGTATACGCGGGGATGTACATTTGCACAGCCTACATGCATTCACAGCGTAAAGTGGCACCTGATCATTGTACCTCTCACTTATCAGGATAGATAACATCGCAAATGAAGCACGGGTGGCCAAAATGCGATGATAGACTTTGTATTACCTTGCGTAGCGGCTGCTGTGCCGAGCAAACACGCTAAGTGATATGCGAGCCTCAACTGAATGAGGTGTCCTCCTGACGCATTCAAACGGGTATGCAGCGTGGAGGAGCAGCCTTACAACGTTATCCAGAGGAAGGGCACACAACGAAGGTAAGGCAGAACATACCGGCTCAAAGTTACATGACGCGACTTCCAacgttgaaaaaaaaaaaaatttacgtgTGCACGTACAGTTGCACTTTTCCACCGTCGCTCTGTCCCCTTTAGCCCTTTGATCATTATTATTGATGCGAGAAAAAGGATACACCTTCCGAGGTTTCCCACGACGCTGGAATAATACTGGGAAAACggccaaatgggggaatgGTTCTTTTCCCCACATGAGCGTCTTCACCCATGGTCAAATTACcaattggtaaaaaaaaaaaaaatggctagttaaaaataaaagttgtacatttaaaaaatcgaaaaagggtgagaaaattaaaaaaaaaaaaaaaaaaaaaaaagcccaaTGGGGAAAACTTACACATGCGACAAGTCAAACAGGAGGGGGGGTTTACACCTCACATGAGGAGTGGCGTGATTTAaccccttttcccccccccctttgatGTTCAATTGTTGAGTTTGTTAATGTAAGATGATATATTGTCCTCGTTAAAATACGTATTGATGGTTTTCTTGGTCTGTTGCATCGTTTCTATGTTTCCATTGGAACATATTTTCACCTCTTCATCTTTATGCATCGCCTTTTTAACAGTCCATTTGttctcatttaaaaaaacctCCAGTTCGTTCATATCTTGGAAATTCAAATAAGCGGCCATATTTTCAagagaaatattttcaaagCTCAGAGTAATACAGTTTATTATGTACTTCCTAATGTTGGTGATAAAAGTTTCGTGATTTGTAAAGAAGGAGTAGTCACAGGTGCGGTTGTCCATCCATTGGTTGTTCTTGATGCAACTCCACATTTTAATGAACTGGCACTCTTTAATTAAATCGTACAGATAGACGATGCTTTTGATGTGGTCGTCATAAAGGTTGGGGTTAATGAGACTGAGGTAGATATTCATGTCTATGTCGTTTATGTTGTATAGGACACATAcgaggattttttttattacaacTTTATCAAAGCAGTGTGGGTACAGACAGAACAGCCTCAGTAGCGTCAGCATCACTTCGTTGTCAAAGTGTTCGTTGTTTCCAAAGGCGATCTCGACATAGTCACTCAGGATTTCTGCGTTTAAAAGGGGATGGGCATAAAAATTGTATCACACGGAAAAAATggtgcatatataatttggGGGGTTTGGATCCTCCGTTGGGAGGTACTGCCAAACGGGGTCAGGTGTATCATTTAGCGATCCTCTTTTAATCATTTGTTCGCTTTTCCTGTTCAGGTGGAGAGACCCAGCGAGTGACCCCCCTTTCACAGCTATAACCACGAGGATGAACCCACTCCGAggtcttttttcctttcctcctccttataACTTACTCAGCTTGGAAGCGTTGAACATCATATGAGGATAAACCTTAATGGCCTGAACCTCCTcgataatattttttacatccaTGGTTGGTAATTTtggaatgaatatatataggactttccttcttacggataggtaaaaggaaaaaaaaaaaattattcacggCCTACTCTACGTAGCaaatattttaaacaaaCTCGTCGTTTGGAGTTCGCAAAATGGTGAGCGAACGGCGTGTTGCCTTCCGTGGGGTCGTTTTGCAGGGGGGTATTCATCCACTTGGACGAAATGTGCTCCTATGTGGGGATGGGTAGCTCTTTCAATGTTTGCCTAATTCCGCTTGCATTCGCTTACCATGCGTTCTCTCGCAAAGGTGATGCGTTCAGGGGGTGGAGAACAAGGCAGAATAAGGGGGGTTagctataaaaaaaaaaaaaaaaaaaaaaacgcaagaACAGTTACCAaagcaaagcaaaaaaaaaaaataaaaacatatacataatatatacatattctcTTGAAGGGCGTGAATACATAGTGCTATAACCACATGACCGCGGAAACTctggaagaaaagaagggtggGCGCGGGGCTGCGTATTCGAATACACCTGCTAAGTCGCGCAGGTGCCCACTATCCAACACCTTTTTCTGTCGGCGCGATCACGTGGCAGTTCTTTGAGAAGCACGCCGCGCAGAAATGCATATCGCAGTGAGGAACAGCTAAAATGCACGCGCACGAATGCGAAGAAACAACTGCGATGAAGTGTCCCCAATTTATCACCCCTCAGCAAATGCCCTTCGCATAAGGGGAAAGCCGCATTTTTCCCACGCCATTTCAAAGTGTGGAGTGTTTTTCCATAATAACGTcccccctcttttccttGCGCAACACCGCACCAGCCATCTCGCTCGGAGCGatgcatttccccccttggcgCACGCattcataataaatatgaCATATACAAATGCATACACTTCTtacgaaaaaagggaattttttttttttttttttttttttttcaatttgctgaaagcacatttttctgtgaaaaggaaagtcgTACGCCCAGCCGTCGGGCCCTGTCACTTCGCTTTGattcccttccccctctttaTTTGTAGCATtgatttcattttatttgttgTATCTCCACGTTACtgcatttttccccaccgCGCTACGCCGCACTGTACTGTACCACACCGCAtcccattttattatatttttttcccccccaaagtGCCGCTCCACTCGGTGGATAAATCACCacttaaggggaaaaacggaCATCCAGCCGCACTCCTCCGTGCAGTTCCTTCATGTTTGCTAATAGCCACCCCTGTATCTGCATGCGAGGAAAGAGGGAAGGCATAGAAGCAAGCAGAGGAACAGACGCCGCAGTTAGTCACTCGGACAGAGGGGGCTACGCCCAAACAGCCGCAAATTACGCACACGCCGCTTTTACGTAGGACAAGAGGCAGTAGGCGAATCCGCACcccaaaggaggaacaaccagtgtagtttttttttttttttttccttcccaagATTACCGAGCAACAAGTTAGAGCAACTCGATTGCCAATTGTAAAATGTATTCCCTCTATGTCAACAACCAGCATGGTACGTTAGTTTACGAAAAGGTACGCACTCGAGTCGTTGAATGTGATGCCAGCATATGACGCCACACCACTTGGAATACGTTGGGTGGCCATCCGCGATTATGCCTCTTCCACCTCGCGTCCATCCTGCTTTTCGTCCCCCCTGCAGCACTTCAGCGACGAAATAAAGCTAAACAGTAATGAAGAGATAAGACTGGCTTCCATGCTGCACGGCATTTCAACCATATCTGAGAAGATCAATGTGCATACGTCCCCCCTAAATGAATCGAAGAGAAACATTTTCAAGTCACTAGAGAAGAAGGGCATCGAGACAATCGAGGGAGATGGTTTCAAAATCCAGTGTTACGACACGTTAACAggaattaaaattttcattgtGCACAAAGATGACCTCAACATCGAAGCGAACACTTATTTGAAAAGGGTTCACGAATTGTATAGCGACATCATTTTGAAGAACCCCTTCTACGACATTGATATGCCTATACGTTCCGCGGTTTTTAACGAGCAAGTCGAGAAGCTCTTCGCCGGTTTATGATCTCAGAAGGGTGCTTCTCCTGGGTGTCAGCGCGGGCGTAGATAAGGGGCTAATCAGCTAGGCGGCCAAACGGATAAACGTAGATACCCATTTGGCATACCCATCCTCCCGAGCGtgagaaaatattattttttctcccctcgGCGAGTTGCACAAAAGTGCGCGTAATACCCACCCGGTGTGAATACCACCCCTTGGGAGCCTACCACGGACGGATCTGAACGACAGCGTCGGCAGAGAGAATATCTTGAATTGTAACCACCTCACTAACTCACCCCACCATAGAGCTAAAATGAACCTCCTCCTTAATGTACTAATTCTGATTGACGCAGCGAGTGTTACGTTTCTCTCAGTAACATTTCTTATGATCAACTTGAATGAAGAAAGTCTGGAACTAAGTAAAGCACACCgagaaaatgggaaaaaggcTCTGGTAGTAGCCATTTTATTGTATGCAGTTTTTTTAGTTCTCCTCTTTACATACAAAGCCtacaaaaataaacgaaaGCTGTACAACAACTTCTTCATGAAGAAGAGAAATGCTCCCAGGTATGTTCAGCTCGCCAGCACTTATTTTTCAGGCGCAGACGAGTACGAGCAGTACGAGCTGAGCAAGATTTAGCGTCGCCTtagtttgtgtgtgtgttgggTGGGGGGTAGACTAGTGTAAACAGTTGTATGTGTTTGCAGCGGTGTGCAACATCCACGTGCGATCTTGCCGTCGTTGTAGTTTTTTCAAACCTTTGCATGGTGAACAAaagaagcaggaaaaaagtaattaaaattatCAGCCGATCTTTAGTGTTTTTACATTCAGTTTAGTCATACTAGTGGACCCTTTATGTatgctcatttttgttttaattttagctgatttttttttttttttttgcagccATATTTATAGCTATTTTTacagtaatttttttttttacctgtccatgttcatatttttttttttatacactccttattcatattttacctttttaagtaaaatataactcttttttttacaaaagttgtaaaaaatgtttaaataacaaaataaccctttttcttttttttttattgcaaaTGGAGCGCGCCACAAGGGAGggtttccccctttgacaTGTTCTATTCTGGCGTCATTTCACAAATGCAAATCTGCTCTGGAAACTGACATGGCACGCGGATACCTGAGTATACAGTGTGTGTGTCCTTCCCCTGATAGTAACTTTCAAACAAGtgcgaatttttttctgcatcaTTACGCAATGGGGAGGAATAGCCAAGGTGTTTAATGGcgcagaaggaaataaaaaaaaacaaggcTTTTTCTCCCTACGCCGCATAGCATACACAATGTGGTGTTCATTATTTTCCACTCCATATACGGAAAAAGAACACATATAACATAATTACTCCCCATGTAGGTGTAAAACATGGCTGCAAACAGAATTGTCACCCACCATATGGCGCGCATATgagcatacatatgtgcgtgcatttttaaagagtatttttttttttttttttttttctgttatcCTTCCCAATTGTTTGTTCCCAGGCGAATAAAAACTCGCTTTATTGTGCATTGAATGATCTCCTCACTGGAGATTCGTTACCCTTCAAGTATCTTCTCCCGTGCGGACGTACGATATGCATTTGCATGGGCCGAGTTCCTCCCCTTTGTAATTTTactatatttattattatttttttttt encodes the following:
- a CDS encoding Helicase, translating into MNGEEESHPTKRLEESNREGYHHHPMRRPNETHFRASERGPQNVPCESTTAPLQTYYHQENDQVYSRQETLLPKWGNYQKDSFGHDQSWDKHAVEETQNEQLWGGHQPNNDGIGELPYRDAQNGAIFNSFMRVPLNVDQVRMSRGLPHGGSMHMNNWIYHPTQNNQHMVRADHHAYAGMTGASVPSSSGVNTSGGFPTGYDPRAVGSVHPSVGLQQGYPPCVDNPNGAREGYCAIPGNNTYAAESLPNYNDQRRGSYGQYGGNSGGENPKREAVNRRRYQPSGGGVRDLNGEFHYRTCADEGDSPYGVNLYRGGNSGNHSNSSKGNRFVGNRFQKARPAAPTEGNGREVSGPGGVKPKREKKIPLTEDSQKSAQRNIQKLSIYKSRSEILKMIEQNDITFIQGETGSGKSTCVPKFLLEQSLKEGKEKINIIVTEPRRIACISLSRILSELMNEKLGNRIGYRIAGEAVYDNERTVVTYITVGFLFKLFLHHRNMYKKFTHIVIDEIHDRSILLDIVLLFIKVYLHSRRKDEKIFKLIIMSATMQSNLFHSYFEHENISIGSIYIGTKIYSIDTFYIEDIIRYAREGGIDEQNQSDREGGDKPSSGGSLEHPPRCEKVIEFILRRKNRTKLHLSRRGEALLQRIKNEYDKSISLFNSKNAQSESNKDIDVEQIIPANVFSNISELCLELVHNLCLLGDSVLIFLSGMQDITDMYHQLCILINNNANKHKVRYHIHILHSCLYDNTIHKLHESDRDIINIFLSSNIAESSITIPNVRLVIDFCIQKNIEYNSDRRAHILVKKWINKSSMEQRKGRCGRTCHGICIRMISKNFLNLLKDHKVSEVYTHSLHLLYLYILKSMSVLGQLIRGSNKASVQDIPPDDGSTTKVDALPHNNKLTMHDVLSMIIEKPSREKIRSTRHELEKMKAVIKIKDKLVISIIGQIMIRFNMSIYLCRLLLFGVVMDVTFDAIIIASIINTNDIFPSFNLFTSKSVYSYGVSLEASLKQKQYFDGKTYSEPIMLRNVFIEWLCVFSLYVQDLKNQNNFVRSHLKSYYVTTCTIMSKRNNINAKKLLSVISSVNNLCRRLLKILNRDSNAYRSAVYLLDLLKGEIPPTSLSSELSPNGGVDETLNWKNVFRVVTKYARYDPSNENLYLKFLFSLAFTPLFIHGSPHLPIQTESEKKPKGKKLLALLNYMTQQKLNVKNCIYFRAPHYDLNILRRALFIMCPYLSFELLRNKNFYIIHFLDQGGVNKYLNESIPLNGVSSPALTEGEETHLNHSNRSNNYGVLVGPELGKVLSNKANQVLYEGTIEQIRRELLHMYGKDVERNIFFNFHENIIRVVEPVQAIVPVHVNQKDEINNASLCTNIINMFSSGRHCFSIPMWKGSLHGGSHYRSGASRVSNYFNHNYEMNKPKHLFLVKWTLLNTDNYKISKREKAERELRRAERQAQKLGKNNKGQQTGECKDDNVGCTDFRANQCEEDDEVGEDEAPPKRDDQNGANSEEQKGEAALSNCTSDCSDLSNKGKKKKMKCNLNFKSVLGFLSLCPFDYDAEKGIYKRQTQDVFAVCSSIDYSCTNDTYTWVNYATVIPNKYFLSFFLSSLPYHDNVILNTRTNLRGFDVLSVKIFDSKEIVILDVRKKKSKGGDATTAEGDNRGIASEETNPGASQSALTINKYDLLRINYLRYCLSTFLFFLTWVYNNRDEEEYRMENNALGVKRASTASAGSAFGQASTDRVAQPKRQSDSTGDYGGDDEGNGHPDVTDEVNEPDEYFSEDDAMSDVEENRVLRESPYISRVIQNLIEENNREEINYDMYAVGQDDDGDGPGDCDGTVLPNGRERGTQFNLSLLHANEDLATLDAAWNDGKGEHLLKMFDHLYSYLSSPNDPSLANSPPREKSQTCLSSVKKCHLNNSISLQILQSVNAYAKGCTSEEFLFFSPINLGPMEDLNYRLRCMYYEECTPDRDTTHSRSNSQ
- a CDS encoding Eukaryotic translation initiation factor 3 subunit K; the encoded protein is MDVKNIIEEVQAIKVYPHMMFNASKLKILSDYVEIAFGNNEHFDNEVMLTLLRLFCLYPHCFDKVVIKKILVCVLYNINDIDMNIYLSLINPNLYDDHIKSIVYLYDLIKECQFIKMWSCIKNNQWMDNRTCDYSFFTNHETFITNIRKYIINCITLSFENISLENMAAYLNFQDMNELEVFLNENKWTVKKAMHKDEEVKICSNGNIETMQQTKKTINTYFNEDNISSYINKLNN
- a CDS encoding Sybindin domain containing protein; the protein is MYSLYVNNQHGTLVYEKHFSDEIKLNSNEEIRLASMLHGISTISEKINVHTSPLNESKRNIFKSLEKKGIETIEGDGFKIQCYDTLTGIKIFIVHKDDLNIEANTYLKRVHELYSDIILKNPFYDIDMPIRSAVFNEQVEKLFAAKMNLLLNVLILIDAASVTFLSVTFLMINLNEESLELSKAHRENGKKALVVAILLYAVFLVLLFTYKAYKNKRKLYNNFFMKKRNAPRYVQLASTYFSGADEYEQYELSKI